CTCAAATCACACCAAACACTCCCCAGCCCAGGTCTTATATGAAcgcctcctttgctcttgtatccctcctcaccctcagtcCTTCTAAGAGGAGTGGCAGGTCAAGACCGAAATATGTGACTGCCAAGCTGCAGAGCATGCTCAGGATGCCGCAGCCTGCTACAATGAGCACGCCTGTCCCCTTCTCAAGTTGAGTGTTGGCGAGCAAGTTTGCATCCAGGATACAACCTCTCTCTGTTGGGACAAAGTGGGTACCGTCATGGGTGTTGGCAGGTCATGGGACTAACATGTACGGTTACCTAGTAGTAGTGTTTGGTGGAGGAACCACCATTTCCTCCATCCGCTGAAGTGTCTCACAGATGGCCCCCTTACCGTGCATGAGTCCCCTATCCTCCTCAGTGAACCAATGTCTCAATGCTTACAGCGAATTAAGAACAAGAAGTCCACTCAAGACCTTGCTATGAGCGTAAGGTGGGGGGGAGGCAAGAAATTGTAATTATGAAACCACATATGTGTGTAACACTATAATTACTTTACCTCATATTTTATGTAATCATGTCAGCTAGTCAGTGGTATATGGAAATGATTGTTGTATGTCCCATTCGTCATACATCAATTTAGTTAGCCAGCGACTTGTGGCATGTCTTATTACCCACAAGATTTCAGTTTTGATCAGCTGTTGTCCTCATGCACTATAATGTTATGCTAAGTTTCTATGTACTGTACTGTGCCTTCCCGGAAATAAGAACCTATTTGTCTACAGTGTTGCAGTCATCCTTCAATACCCAGACTGTactcacaccaacatacacacatgccttacaacttaaataaaaacttctcactgcttctagcagctttcctcccataccatatattcttaagaccttccacaaggcatctctatcaaccctatcatatgcttcctccagatccatatatgccacaaacaaatccatttgcttttctaactatttctcacacacattctttaaagcaaccatctgatgcacacatcctttaccactcctaaaaccataCTGTTCCTTCCTAGGCTGATGCTCAGTGCATTTCATCGCCCTGTCAAtcacaaccctcccatataactaaCGACGTatcctcaacaaactgatacctctgaagtatgagaactcacctttatcccccttgcctttatacaatggcactatacatgcattccaccaatactcagttaccttatcatgatccatacatacattgaaaatccttaccttatcattatgattaatatatttctatttatttattcattatatttaatcacattggatgtcaatgtgctgagaggtgcaactggagggatgtctgatcattatcttgtggaggctaaggtgaagattagtatgggttttcagaaaagaagagtgaatgttggggtgaagaaggtggtgagagtaagtgagcttgggaaggagacctgtgtgaggaagtatcaggagagactgtgtacagaatggaaaaaggtgagaacaatggaagtaaggggagtgggggaggaatgggatgtatttagggaatcagtgatggattgcgcaaaagatgcttgtggcatgagaagaatgggaggtgggctgtttagaaagggtagagagtggtgggacgaagaagtaagagtattagtgaaagagaagagagaggcatttggacgatttttgcagggaaaaaatgcaattgagtgggagaagtataaaagaaagagacaggaggtcaagagaaaggtgcaagaggtgaaaaaaagggcaaatgagagttggggtgagagactatcagtaaattttagggagaataaaaagatgttctggaaggaggtaaatagggtgcgtaagacaagggagcaaatgggaacttcagtgaagagcgtaaatggggaggtgataacaagtagtggtgatgtgagaaggagatggaatgagtattttgaaggtttgttaaatgtgtctgatgacagagtggcagatatagggtgtttgggtcgaggtggtgtgcaaagtgagagggttagggaaaatgatttggtaaacagagaagaggtagtaaaagctttgcggaagatgaaagccggcaaggcagcaggtttggatggtattgcagtggaatttattaaaaaagggggtgactgtattgttgactggttggtaaggttatttaatgtatgtatgactcatggtgaggtgcctgaggattggcggaatgcgtgcatagtgccattgtacaaaggcaaaggggataagagtgagtgctcaaattacagaggtataagtttgttgagtattcctggtaaattatatgggagggtattgattgagagggtgaaggcatgtacagagcatcagattggggaagagcagtgtggtttcagaagtggtagaggatgtgtggatcaggtgtttgctttgaagaatgtatgtgagaaatacttagaaaagcaaatggatttgtatgtagcatttatggatctggagaaggcatatgatagagttgatagagatgctctgtggaaggtattaagaatatatggtgtgggaggcaagttgttagaagcagtgaaaagtttttatcgaggatgtaaggcatgtgtacgtgtaggaagagaggaaagtgattggttctcagtgaatgtaggtttgcggcaggggtgtgtgatgtctccatggttgtttaatttgtttatggatggggttgttagggaggtaaatgcaagagtcttggaaagaggggcaagtatgaagtctgttggggatgagagagcttgggaagtgagtcagttgttgttcgctgatgatacagcgctggtggcggattcatgggagaaactgcagaagctggtgacggagtttggtaaagtgtgtggaagaagaaagttaagagtaaatgtgaataagagcaaggttattaggtacagtagggttgagggtcaagtcaattgggaggtgagtttgaatggagaaaaactggaggaagtgaagtgttttagatatctgggagtggatctgtcagcggatggaaccatggaagcggaagtggatcatagggtgggggagggggcgaaaattttgggagccttgaaaaatgtgtggaagtcgagaacattatctcggaaagcaaaaatgggtatgtttgaaggaatagtggttccaacaatgttgtatggttgcgaggcgtgggctatggatagagttgtgcgcaggaggatggatgtgctggaaatgagatgtttgaggacaatgtgtggtgtgaggtggtttgatcgagtaagtaacgtaagggtaagagagatgtgtggaaataaaaagagcgtggttgagagagcagaagagggtgttttgaaatggtttgggcacatggagagaatgagtgaggaaagattgaccaagaggatatatgtgtcggaggtggagggaacgaggagaagagggagaccaaattggaggtggaaagatggagtgaaaaggattttgtgtgatcggggcctgaacatgcaggagggtgaaaggagggcaaggaatagagtgaattggagcgatgtggtatacaggggttgacgtgctgtcggtggattgaatcaaggcatgtgaagcgtccggggtaaaccatggaaagctgtgtaggtatgtatatttgcgtgtgtggacgtgtgtatgtacatgtgtatgggggtgggttgggccatttctttcgtctgtttccttgcgctacctcgcaaccgcgggagacagcgacgaggtataaaaaaaaaaaaaaaaatttaatcaccgtttcccatgtcagcggggtagcgccaggaaacagacaaagaaagacccatccactcatatgcacatatatacatacgtgcacatacacgtacatatacatatgtatgaagacatacacatacatatatacacatgcacatattcatacttgcttaccttcatccatttccggtgccaccccaccccacaggaaacagcattgccactctcttctcaagtggttcctgcagcttcaaggctgttcTACGATCAGTAGcatggaaaggatggactcctttggaatgaaaagtttGAAGAGACTGTACACCAATGATAAAATTTCAATGAAAAGGCCTTCATTCACAGCGATTAAAATCATATACATCATCTGTCAAAagtttgatgagactgtactccaatGATAACATTTCAGTGAAAAAGACTTTATTCACAgcgatttatatcatatacatcatcCGATAAACCCAAAAGGACAACTGTCAAAAAGATTAACAATGGTACTTAAGTTCAAATTGTGTACTCTCAAATatacccatccctcactttatGCAGGAAAACTATATACAATTACACTATTCTGTAAGGAAACATCTtaatatgtggtcaaaatttacTACTACGCAGGCGAATGGGGTAGAAAGTGAACCaaaccttcagtttttctctgtatatttacTGGTTTCCTATATGTGTTTTCTCTTTGTGTGAAGTTTTTGCAGAACATTATCCCCACACAAAGCGAGGAGTGGGTGTAAATTAACAATTCTGAGAAAAAGTATCATCATGAACTGATCCACTCAAATAATATTTCACCCATAGGTTCTGAATGCTCCATAACAAAAGCATGCTGATAACCATTCTTACATAAAATAGCATGCAATCCTTCTACTTTCAACATTAGTTCATCTCGGTACACTCGGGGACACCAACCGTCTGTGGCCCCGTAATAAAACACTATTTCACTTTTGAATTTACTTATTGTTTCTATGTCTGCTTCACAAACTTGTACAAGTTCATTGAAAGCCATCCACAAAACATTTTGCATCACTTTGGGATGAAATAGTTCAATGGTAGCCTGGAAAAAACAGTCAGGTACATGACTTGCCCTAAAGTACCATCTTAGGATTTTCTCTTTTACCCTCTCAGGTAAGATAAACACACAAGCAGTAAGCAATATTACTAACCAACGGAAGTAACTTAGGACTGGCCACAAACGTTCACCATTAGGAGTAATGCGCATTCTTTCTATTGTGGGAAATAGCAGATAATTCTTAGCAATTGTTACTTCAGAATGAGGTTTAAAACTTTTGAGGATTTTAAGGATGATGTGACAACCAATAGAATGTCCAATGAGAGTAATCCTTGCTTCCCTGGGAACATAATCTTGGATAAATGATATTTTGTGATTTATTTGGTCCTTGAGATTGTAGACATGACTGTCATCTGTTGGagaagaaatattaaaaaaattcttttcaacTTGAATAGACTGTGAAAACACTTGATCTGCCACATATTGTACTTATGAAGCCTTTCACATCCAACAACTCAGCAATCTGAGAGGCATTTAAACATTCAGAATCTTGTCATCAGGCTTGTTATATCCTTCTAACTACCTTGGCCTTCACTATACTTCTATCTTGTTTCCATTCAAACACTTATCTCCTAAAATGGTTATATCTTTGATAATGTGGAACACTGCAGTTAATTTTTTAGTGCACCAATCATCTTCCCATTTCCTAGGAAAACATTTTAGCAATCTCCTTACCCTAGGGATATGGGACTACAAATACATCCCATGTATCTCAACATGTCATAAGAAGTTACCATCTTGGACTGGAGTTGGGGAGGTTGAAAGccttcccctcctgtactatcacttctcaaaaaaaaagaaaaaaaagagagaaatggaacAGAAGGAAGAAGCTTAGCAAGGATTTCTTTTTGCAGGCTCAGGCTGGAGCATCTTGATATGCATGGTACCAAGAATTGACAAGGGGGGAGTGATGGATATAATGTCTGATGATAGTCTGGATGTTTTGATTCCATGTGAAACTAAGTTGAACACAAGGGGGCAAAATGGTTTTAGAAAGTCTGGAATATGAAGTCTGGTGTTAGAGTGCAGATGAGAACAAAAAAGATGTAGCACTTCTAATGGAGGTGCTCTCAGACAGTGTTAAAGGGTATAAGGAATTCAGAGCAAGATGGATGTAGGACAGAAAGAAAACAGTCTGAGAAATAGGCAAATGTTAGTGCTTATGCCCCTATTAGTAGAAGAAATGAAGATAAGTGTTTTTAGATGAGTGGGTGTTTTGACAGTTTTGGTGCTCAGGGatctgaatgcaagggtgagtggTGTGGCACTTGAAGGGGgcagtggggggatgaagaacaGGGTGTAAATGAATATGGGAAAGAGCTTGTTGAGTTTGTATTAAATGAGATTGCTAATTGGGAgtactgttttaaaaagagatacatacaaaagtatatgtaGGTGAGTGGAGCTGGAGGTTAAGagatattactggattatgtgctaaGTGATAGGTGTGCAAAGAACAGCTTCTTGGATATGAATAAGCCAATAGGGGCAACAGGTGGGAGATGATCATCGCTTGATGAAGGAAAGTGTGAAAGTTTGAAGTGATTTTTGGGAATGAGGAAATGAAGTATGTAATAGAAGTTATGAAAGTGATAGAGCTTGAAAAAGAAGCACTTGTGTAGATATCATGAGTGAGTAAGTGAAGAATGGCATagggtgagagaaaatgatataACTGAAGTGGAAGAAGACTGGAAAGTATTTTGAGAAGTAATGCTCATATGGGTGGGTGAAGTGTGtgacatgcaaaaggtgggatgcAGGCATGTGAGAAAACATAGTGAGTGGTTGGACAAGGAAGCTCAATTcctaataaaagaaaagaagggtATGGGCAGTATTTGCAGGGCAACTGGGCaatgtacatgagaaagtggcatgaggtaaagagaaaggtaagGGAGctgaaaaggaggaaaaatgagTGGGATGAGAGAATTCCAATTGTCAGAAAATATGAAAATCCTTTTGaaaggtgaatagtgtgaggacaagaaaacaaatgggtgcAACACTAAGGGGAGCAGCacacattcatttattcataattaccccatggTTAATTTCTGTAAAAGTCATGATGTCACCCAGGACCTGCTTTgaaaggctcctgtagcccaaggccataatacttccagtaacagggaaatgtagacttatGAGGAGAGAAATTTTATAATAAAGACTTTACTGTCAGTAATACAGCCCCattaaaggtgactttttcactcaAAAGTGTAACCTGGAGCAggaggagtctggtaacaccaggaTGCAGCACTGGAAGCAGTAACAGGAagggagagttgaaaaagagaTGAAGCAAGTGTTTCTGTTGGATTGTTGAAAGAGTTAGACAACAGAGTGTAAGATGTGATGTGGCACATGGAGTTAGAGAGTCCTGACAACTAGAGATGCCCGAGGACTGGTATGATGCACTTACTTAAAGGAAGGTAACAAAAGTGAATGTTGTCTGTTGGGTATGCCCAGTAAAatatatgggaaagtggtgacttTGAGAGTGGTAGCATGCATAGAACACATGACTGAGAAGAAGTAATATGGCTTtaagagaggtagaggatgtgtgaactaGTTATTTCCTTTGAAGACTTTACGCCTGAAATACTTGAAAAGAGTGAAGTATATGCGGCATTCATGGAttaggagaaagcatatgataagagttgatcgAGAAGCCTTGTGGAAGTATGACAAATATATAGGGTAAATGGAAAGTAATTAAATGCAGGGAGGAGCTTTCACCAAGATGgcaaggcatgtgtgcaaataggaagaaaggaaggtaCATAGTTCTTGGTGAAGGTGATcacagatgtgtgatgatataaTGGCTGTTTAAACTGTTATTGTATAGAtcatgaatgcaagagtcttaaagTGAGGATCAGATTTATGTTATACTGTGGGGAGCATGGAGGGTAAGTCAGTCACTGTTTACAGATGACTGCTCTGGTGGCAAACTCTAGAAATGAATTTCAAAAGCTGGTGGCAGTTTGGGAGATTGGTTATAAAGTAGGAAGATAAATGGTTAAACATGAATGCAATAAAGTATGAGAGAATAATTTGAGAGTGAGTTTGAGTCAGGAGGCCCTGgaagaagtggaatgttttaggtGGCTGGGAGTGAACAGAGAAGCAGATGGAAACAATGTGATGAAAGAAGTCAGAGCGAGAGAGGGCTAAGGTACTGAATGAATTAAGAGAAGCgtagaaggagaggtcagtgtctgtttGGGCAAAGTTGGGTGTGCTTGAAGGAACAATAATCTGACAATACTGTGTGGATACGAGTCTTTGGTTTTAAGAGCAAAGGAATGGAAATtgttggatgtattggaaataaaatgcatgcagaacattcaggaaggtgagaggtatgcatgggatagaatgaatttgatCAAAGTGCTGTACACATGTGTTGGCAATGGGCTGATCCAGGGTATATAATGCTGTCAATTTAAACCATAAATAGTCTGTGGGGTTTGAAAGTAGATGACAGGCActggtttcagtatattatacaTGGCTGCTAAAGAATGTTTACTGTATGTGCAAATATGGTTGTTCTGCTCTTgtgcctgacactacctcactaaggcaaGGAAagcaagagaatgaaaaaaaaaaatatcagtttaGGGACCccacttacattcttcatatcTGTCAACCAGTACACACAATTCTGTACAAGAGCATATTTACCAGAAATTTATCTTTACTTTGCTCATAAACTGGGAACAACTTAATTATGGAAGGCAAAAATTTTTTATAATTTTGAAACTCATACATCTATTTAAAATTAGAGCACAAAAATCTTCAAACTTTGTTTAAtcaataataaaagataaaatatgataaaaaaaatggccTCAGACATATAAGATGTATGAGAGAATGGTGACAGAAACTATGGTAGCATGCACAAAGCTTTACACAAGGGAAAAACAAAGTGTTTTCAGagttggtagaggatgtatggatcaggtatgtgcattgaagaatgtgtgaaagaaaataatCACAGTGACAAAATTATCTGTATGAGGCAaatatggatctgcagaaagcatatgaccAAGTTTACATAGACATCTTTTGGAAGGTCTTCTGAATATAAATGGTGTGGatggaaagctgctaaaagcaatgaatagttttaacaaggatgtaaggcatgcatacaagCAGGAATAGTGGGGAGTAAGTGATTTCaggtgaaggtgcagcagaagtgtgtaatgtcaccatactGTTTAACtcatttatggatggagtggtgaggatgttaaatgcgagagtcttgaagagagaggcaagagtaAAGTCTGTACTGGGTGAAGGGGcaagttgttgttagctgatgacacagcactggtggcagattcaagtgagaaactcagaagttggtgactgagtgagggagaggtgtgaaaggaagttgagggtaaatgtgaataaaagcaaggttattaggtttagcatgatAGAGGGAGAGGTTAGCTGATGTGTGATTTTCACTGGAGAATATTTGGAAGAACAGTTTTAGATACCAGGAAGTGGACATGACAGAAAATGGAACCACGAAAGATGAATTGAGTCTCTGGATGGGTGAGGTGGCAAAGGTTCaggaagcactgaggaatgtgtggaaagaagtcattatgtgggagggcaaaatgggcatgtttgaaagtaGTCCCAACAAAGCTGTATGGAAATAAGGCATGatctatagatgaggatgtatagagatagatggatgcattggaaatcaaatgtctgtcaataagtggtgtgaggtggtttgatcaagagaGGTGAGGTAAAAAGTGCAGCTGaaaaggatgtgaagaaatgGGTTGagcatatggagataatgagtgaggagaggttaacaaagaggacacatgtcaaaagttgaaggggaaggagaaaggggagaccaaattggagatgaaagaatggagagaaaaattctatgagtgattggagcctgaacatgcatgggatagagtaagctggtgtgatgtggtatacagagatcGATgtaatgtcagtggactgaacaagggcacatGAAGAGGCTGTGTGAAACCACGGaaagggttgtagggcctggctgtAGATGGGAAGCTGAAGCTTCGATGCACTGCAAATGACAGCTAAGGAATGGCTGCAAATGAATGCATCTTTCTTATTATGTTCCTGGTGAAacattgctaatgtgggaaacagcaaagtatgaaaaaaattatcattaatgcTGTGGGAATGACAGCACATATCCTCTATTCCTCCAAGACAACCACTTCTTCCAATcaatggttcaaccattcctgttctgaggtcatttcggcaaaggatcaggcatattggtCGTATCACTGTTTGTAATCAATGTGAGTAttttatctgtgaggcaaagcattcctttattcaaaggaagtgcaataactgCTCTTCATActatgataggtctttctggtcttcagctaagggTATTGCTAACAACTGttgctttacctttccttcacttttctgttccgatggtactatagctgtctacTGTTaaaaaagcaactctctttggttttcCTTTCTCCTGTAATTCTACCTTGGACAACTTTAATATTCCTTCACCCCCGATGCTTAtcatactaatcctatgcccctcttaatctcttttcaaactgtccaaaccaaaaagtttttttctcgggcacaagcaaggcttatggacctgatgCCATCCATCCCCacgtactgaaagagtgtgcctccgaACTTGCACTTATGCTAGCTGGTTTGTTCCATTTCTGCTCAAAAACCaaaactcttccttcttcttagaAATATGCGTTGGTACGTCTCAtgttgttctggctctgaatgaaacgaaactcaagggttaaggggaacaATGGTCTGGAAacatcttggaagtaaagtcaggggtttgtgagaagaCAAAAGCTatggaagaagtagcactactcctgaagtaggagttgtgggagtgtgtgatagagtgtaaagaagtaaattcttgactgatgtgggtaaaaatgaaagtggatggtgagagatgggtgattattggtgcttatgcacctggttatgaggagatcttgagaggcaagtgttttgggagcagctgagtgaatgtgtcagcagttctggtgcacaagaccaggatattaagtgatgggtgatctgaatgtgaaggtgagtaatgtggcagttgagggtataattagtgcacaaggggtattcagtgttgtgaatggaaatggtgaagagctagtggatttgtgtgtggaaaaagactggtgattgggaatactaggtttaaaaagagagagatacacaagtataagtatatgagtaggagagatggtcaatgagcgacattatctcgcaaagcaaaaatgggtatgtttgaaggaatagtggtcccaacaattttatatggttgcgaggcgtgggctatggatagagttgtgcgcaggaggatggatgtgctggaaatgagatgtttgaggacaatgtgtggtgtgaggtggtttgatcgagtaagtaacgtaagggtaagagagatgtgtggaaataaaaagagcatggttgagagagcagaagagggtgttttgaaatggtttgggcacatggagagaatgagtgaggaaagattgaccaagaggatatatgtgtcggaggtggagggaacgaggagaagtgggagaccaaattggaggtggaaagatggagtgaaaaagattttgtgtgatcggggcctgaacatgcaggagggtgaaaggagggcaaggaatagagtgaattggatcgatgtggtataccggggttgacgtgctgtcagtggattgaatcagggcatgtgaagcgtctggcgtaaaccatggaaagctgtgtaggtatgtatatttgcgtgtgtggacgtatgtatatacatgtgtatgggggtgggttgggccatttctttcgtctgtttccttgcgctaccaagcaaacgcgggagacagcgacaaagcaaaaaaaaaaaaataaataaaaaaaataaatatatatatataaaaaaaaacttttcactgcttctaacaacctgcctcccacaccatatattcttaataccttccacagagcatctctatcaactcttatcatatgccttctccagatccataaatgctacatacaaatccatttgcttttctaagtatttctcacatacattcttcaaagcaaacacctgatccacacatcctctaccacttctgaaaccacactgctcttccccaatctgatgctctgtacatgccttcaccctctcaatcaataccctcccatataatttaccaggaatactcaacaaacttacacctctgtaatttgagcactcactcttatcccctttgcctttgtacaatggcactatgcacgcattccgccaatcctcaggcacctcaccatgagtgatacatacattaaataaccttaccaaccagtcaataatacagtcacccccttttttaataaattccactgcaataccatccaaacctgctgccttaccggctttcatcttccgcaaagcttttactacctcttctctgtttaccaaatcattttccctaaccctctcactttgcacaccacctcgaccaaaacaccctatatctgccactctatcatcaaacacattcaacaaaccttcaaaatactcactccatctccttctcacatcaccactacttcttatcacctccccatttgcgcccttcactgaagttcccatttgctcccttgtcttacgcatgtgtaaggcatatgtacgtgtaggaagagaggaaagtgattggttctcagtgaatgtaggtttgcggcaggggtgtgtgatgtctacatggtgtttaatttgtttatggatggggttgttagggaggtgaatgcaagagtttttgaaagaggggcaagtatgaagtctgttggggatgagagagcttgggaagtgagtcagttgttgttcgctgatgatacagcgctggtggctgattcatgtgagaaactgcagaagcttgtgactgagtttggtaaagtgtgtgaaagaagaaagttaagagttaatgtgaataagagcaaggttattaggtacaatagggttgagggtcacgtcgattgggaggtaagtttgaatggagaaaaactggaggaagtaaagtgttttagatatctgggagtggatttgacagcggatggaaccatggaagcggaagtggatcatagggtgggggagggggcgaaaatcctggtagccttgaagaatgtgtggaagtcgagaacattatctgggaaagcaaaaatgggcatgtttgaaggaatagtggttccaacaatgttgtatggttgcgaggcgtgggctatggatagagttgtgcgcaggaggatggatgtgctggaaatgagatgtttgaggacaatgtgtggtgtga
The sequence above is a segment of the Panulirus ornatus isolate Po-2019 chromosome 12, ASM3632096v1, whole genome shotgun sequence genome. Coding sequences within it:
- the sturkopf gene encoding lipid droplet-associated hydrolase codes for the protein MASMVVRREILVRGHPTEVLSLGQSLDENPKSIILIIPGNPGVASYYVSFMQAIYSHLSNKHAVWTISHAGHCCTSDISFWPDDSHVYNLKDQINHKISFIQDYVPREARITLIGHSIGCHIILKILKSFKPHSEVTIAKNYLLFPTIERMRITPNGERLWPVLSYFRWLVILLTACVFILPERVKEKILRWYFRASHVPDCFFQATIELFHPKVMQNVLWMAFNELVQVCEADIETISKFKSEIVFYYGATDGWCPRVYRDELMLKVEGLHAILCKNGYQHAFVMEHSEPMGEILFEWISS